One Xyrauchen texanus isolate HMW12.3.18 chromosome 2, RBS_HiC_50CHRs, whole genome shotgun sequence genomic window carries:
- the LOC127653542 gene encoding butyrophilin subfamily 1 member A1-like, which produces MISVIIGGFLLILLIDASVSLSVVVPEDEIAGQVGSTVTLPCWISPPQNAEALEIRWYRPKHFNTPVLFYRDGKIQDVQEEHYRNRSSLGLRSAQSGGLKDGDVSLQLDKLTVQDDGVFHCYVSGDKTYDSQTVSLNVTALGSTPDLIPKPVSEDKVNMSCRSSGWFPEPNLRWMSEDRKLLSPGRVSVSREADGMFSVQSWMIISPSETRLISCLLALKTGQHREAPIYLHPSIPSEVTSGPWKALFITFLICALLGLAAFIIYKYRQKLTVKKSTEQPCEDGAMGNMREDNDVLNINMEDLRTDAVNITLDRETAHPDLMITKDLKSVRDTTGYVQKNEGFPYELCVCGANKFSSGRHYWEVELARINVPPKDYWLIGVQKDGNFRSADKSRLTPSGGFWFLCSDGKNGFHTNTDPQITLSLSSRPEQLGVLLDYDNGQLSFYNVKHFQHLLTINTKFSGVLVPLFNPGVGDTSSLTILDVSVASPDTSQQLLGNTSSLKTQDDSVASPDSSQPLLGSC; this is translated from the exons ATGATATCGGTTATAATTGGCGGGTTTCTGCTGATTCTCCTCATAGATGCTTCTG tgTCGTTGAGTGTTGTGGTACCTGAAGATGAGATAGCGGGTCAGGTGGGATCTACAGTCACTCTCCCCTGCTGGATCTCTCCTCCTCAGAACGCTGAAGCTCTGGAGATTCGCTGGTATCGTCCAAAACACTTCAACACTCCTGTTCTCTTCTATCGTGATGGGAAGATCCAGGACGTCCAGGAGGAACATTACAGGAACCGGAGTTCTCTGGGCCTGCGCTCAGCACAGTCTGGAGGACTGAAGGATGGAGATGTTTCTCTGCAGCTGGACAAACTCACAGTTCAAGATGATGGTGTTTTTCACTGTTATGTGAGCGGAGACAAGACATACGACAGTCAAACTGTATCTCTCAACGTTACTG CATTAGGATCCACTCCTGACCTGATTCCAAAGCCGGTATCTGAAGATAAGGTGAACATGAGCTGTAGATCCAGCGGCTGGTTTCCAGAGCCAAACCTCAGGTGGATGTCAGAAGACAGAAAGCTTCTCTCTCCTGGACGAGTGTCTGTCAGTCGTGAAGCAGATGGGATGTTCTCTGTCCAGAGCTGGATGATCATCTCTCCCTCTGAAACTCGACTCATCTCCTGTTTACTGGCACTCAAAACTGGACAACACAGAGAAGCACCTATTTACCTACACCCCAGCATCCCCTCAG AGGTCACATCAGGTCCATGGAAGGCACTTTTTATCACCTTTCTCATTTGTGCTCTGTTGGGTTTGGCGGCTTTTATCATATACAAATACAGACAGAAATTAACAG TGAAGAAGTCAACTGAACAAC CTTGTGAGGATGGAGCAATGGGGAACATGAGAGAAGACAATG aTGTGTTGAACATCAATATGGAAGATCTGAGAACAgatgcag TTAATATCACTCTCGACCGTGAGACTGCTCATCCAGATCTGATGATTACTAAAGATCTCAAATCAGTGAGAGACACTACAGGATATGTGCAGAAGAACGAGGGATTTCCATATGAATTATGTGTATGTGGAGCAAATAAATTCAGCTCTGGTCGTCATTATTGGGAGGTTGAGTTGGCACGCATTAATGTTCCTCCCAAAGATTACTGGTTAATTGGTGTGCAGAAAGATGGTAATTTTCGTTCAGCAGACAAAAGTCGTTTAACTCCATCAGGTGGTTTCtggttcttgtgttcagatggtAAAAATGGTTTCCACACTAACACTGATCCACAGATAACTCTGTCACTGTCCTCCAGACCTGAACAATTGGGTGTCCTGTTAGATTATGACAACGGTCAACTGTCTTTTTACAACGTTAAACACTTTCAACATCTCCTCACCATCAACACCAAATTCTCTGGAGTACTTGTTCCTCTATTTAATCCAGGTGTAGGAGATACGAGCAGTCTTACAATACTGGATGTTTCAGTCGCATCACCTGATACTAGTCAACAATTACTGGGTAATACAAGCAGTCTTAAAACACAAGATGATTCAGTCGCATCACCTGATTCTAGTCAACCATTACTGGGTAGTTGCTGA